The proteins below are encoded in one region of Vespula pensylvanica isolate Volc-1 chromosome 4, ASM1446617v1, whole genome shotgun sequence:
- the LOC122628858 gene encoding apoptosis-resistant E3 ubiquitin protein ligase 1 isoform X6: MPDKNPTCRDGQRENKDFFVDEISSIGMSLRPSGSASSGISTLASCGEVDALPELPAQDEERLQRAARLLQQRLVLRQWLADHGLHSYYQKLMQMDVMSLEDVYWVEDTAAQATLGKDLQRWIQARQALPTSKRDLETLKADLWSAVVKNSQHQDAWTWGGMLVVSVSVAGLVTLAAMTQPALAPEAKHSLLQYVTGKYLLPSNCRVHFEWEEPQLVGETMTFTVKFYQRNGQPYPICDKDNLIVEVTEGSRRVATLIELGGTDPLAANTAVVKFTVRHAGQYKIAVLIGSCHVHGSPFLKNFLPGPPDPNKTVFVRQSSTVVCTAGIAHSMTIEPRDEYNNLCIFGPGDKPTKGYDVNIIQIGNHAEKGSVIDYSIHLDYDSPNQRVRLKVSFPKGGCYHATVSLAGLQLHNGDFDIIVLESSVARLVHSNVASKDPDICYVAKLLGMQGERFSKPKKVFCYISPKQLTIKEYLLKFIPKRLVTFRLCPSTKFHFDCLNNQHEGYHSFSIDDGCQPPVELISLYRDIIAATFTLFLLKNIGGSETFADKQDFFYHEVRKHHQKYYHEKLSMKVQRDKLLESSMKATKGFSVSDWCRNFEITFQGEQGVDWGGVRREWFELICAALFDPGNGLFASFGESQQALVHPNSKRPAHLKLKHYEFAGRIVGKCLYESALGGSYRQLVRARFTRSFLAQIIGLRVHYKYFEQDDPDLYLSKVKYILENDVEEMELYFVEEEYDKDGQLLKVAELIPGGSKVRVTNDTKLRYLDALAQHRLASSIRNEVDHFLRGLNELIPDNLLGIFDENELELLLCGTGEYNVADLRAHHIANGSSPEFLRVLDWFWTAVSNFTREEMARLLQFTTGCSQLPPGGFQQLSPRFQITAAPTFANLPTAHTCFNQLCLPDYECYDHFERALLLAISEGTEGFGMI; the protein is encoded by the exons ATGCCGGACAAAAATCCAACCTGTCGAGATGGACAACGCGAAAACAAAGACTTCTTCGTCGACGAGATATCGTCGATCGGCATGTCACTGCGGCCCAGCGGCAGCGCCTCTTCCG GTATCTCGACCCTCGCCAGCTGTGGTGAAGTCGACGCGCTACCCGAGCTTCCGGCACAGGATGAAGAACGTTTACAACGTGCAGCACGTTTGTTGCAACAACGGCTTGTGTTACGTCAATGGCTGGCGGATCATGGCTTACATAGCTATTATCAAAA GCTAATGCAAATGGACGTAATGTCTCTCGAAGACGTATATTGGGTGGAGGACACTGCGGCACAAGCCACGCTTGGCAAGGACCTACAACGATGGATTCAGGCCAGGCAGGCATTACCTACTTCGAAGAGAGATTTAGAAACTTTAAAGGCGGATCTATGGAGTGCTGTTGTAAAAAACAGTCAACACCAAGACGCTTGGACATGGg GTGGAATGTTAGTAGTATCCGTGTCAGTAGCTGGTTTAGTTACTCTGGCTGCTATGACGCAGCCTGCATTAGCACCAGAAGCTAAACATTCCCTTTTGCAATACGTTactggaaaatatttattgccgAGCAACTGTCGTGTCCATTTTGAATGGGAAGAGCCACAACTTGTAGGAGAAACAATGACTTTTACTGTAAAG TTCTATCAACGAAACGGTCAACCATATCCGATCTGCGACAAGGATAATCTCATTGTGGAAGTGACAGAAGGCTCACGGAGAGTAGCTACTCTAATAGAATTAGGAGGTACCGATCCTTTAGCTGCAAATACAGCAGTAGTGAAGTTCACCGTCCGCCATGCTGGACAATACAAAATAGCTGTACTTATTGGATCATGTCACGTTCACGGCAGTccatttcttaaaaattttctgCCTG gACCTCCAGATCCAAATAAAACCGTCTTCGTACGTCAAAGTTCTACGGTCGTTTGTACAGCTGGTATTGCACATTCAATGACAATAGAACCACGAGACGAATATAATAACTTATGCATATTTGGCCCTGGCGATAAACCCACCAAAGGGTACGATGTCAATATTATTCAG ATAGGTAATCATGCGGAAAAAGGATCGGTTATAGATTACTCGATTCATCTCGACTACGATTCTCCAAATCAGAGAGTTCGATTGAAAGTTAGCTTTCCAAAAGGTGGTTGTTATCATGCGACTGTTAGCCTCGCAGGATTACAATTACACAATGGAGACTTTGACATTATCGTTTTGGAAA gtTCGGTTGCAAGATTGGTTCATAGTAATGTTGCTTCTAAAGATCCAGACATATGCTACGTTGCTAAATTATTAGGTATGCAAGGTGAAAGATTCTCTAAGCCAAAAAAAGtcttttgttatatatcaCCAAAGCAATTAACTATCaaggaatatttattaaagttcATTCCTAAAAGACTTGTTACCTTTAGACTATGTCCTTCGACCAAG TTTCATTTTGACTGTCTGAACAATCAACACGAGGGATATCATTCGTTTTCGATAGACGACGGATGTCAACCACCtgtcgaattaatttctttatatcgcGATATAATAGCCGCTACCTTTACattgtttcttcttaaaaatatcGGCGGTAGCGAGACTTTCGCTGATAAAcaagatttcttttatcacGAAGTTCGGAAACATCACCAGAAATATTATCACGAGAAACTATCGATGAAAGTGCAACGCGACAAACTTTTAGAATCg TCGATGAAAGCTACTAAAGGATTTTCAGTGAGCGATTGGTGcagaaattttgaaataacgtTTCAAGGCGAACAAg GAGTTGACTGGGGTGGAGTACGCCGTGAATGGTTCGAATTGATTTGCGCGGCATTATTTGATCCAGGAAATGGTTTGTTTGCGTCGTTTGGTGAATCCCAACAAGCTTTGGTACACCCTAACAGCAAACGACCGGCTCATCTTAAATTAAAGCATTACGAATTCGCTGGTCGCATAGTTGGCAAATGTTTGTACGAATCGGCACTCGGAGGATCGTATCGACAATTGGTACGAGCAAGATTTACAAGATCTTTCCTTGCACAAATTATAGGTCTTAGAGTGCATTATAAG TATTTCGAACAAGATGATCCTGATTTGTATTTGagtaaagtaaaatacatTCTTGAAAATGATGTGGAAGAAATGGAATTGTATTTTGTCGAAGAGGAATACGATAAGGACGGTCAATTATTAAAG gTAGCAGAATTAATTCCTGGAGGTAGTAAAGTACGCGTTACCAATGATACGAAACTTCGATATCTAGACGCATTAGCGCAACACAGACTTGCTAGTTCAATTCGCAACGAAGTCGATCACTTTCTACGTGGTCTCAACGAACTCATTCCAGATAATCTGTTAGGCatattcgatgaaaatgaattaGAA TTACTGTTATGCGGGACCGGTGAATATAACGTAGCAGATTTACGAGCACATCACATAGCTAATGGAAGTTCTCCAGAATTTTTACGTGTCCTCGATTGGTTTTGGACGGCAGTAAGTAATTTTACGCGAGAAGAAATGGCGCGATTACTTCAGTTTACTACCGGTTGTTCTCAATTACCACCTGGCGGATTTCAACAACTGAGCCCACGCTTTCAAATAACAGCAGCTCCTACATTCGCGAATTTACCTACGGCTCATACGTG tttcaATCAACTCTGCTTACCCGATTACGAGTGTTATGATCATTTCGAAAGAGCGTTGTTATTAGCGATCAGTGAAGGTACCGAAGGTTTTGGTATGatctaa
- the LOC122628858 gene encoding apoptosis-resistant E3 ubiquitin protein ligase 1 isoform X1, whose product MARWSTVLSGVFLALSMILSLGKLLMLAAGNGSNGDLTEADQWLAEIGLKQYRPLFRKKGISTLASCGEVDALPELPAQDEERLQRAARLLQQRLVLRQWLADHGLHSYYQKLMQMDVMSLEDVYWVEDTAAQATLGKDLQRWIQARQALPTSKRDLETLKADLWSAVVKNSQHQDAWTWGGMLVVSVSVAGLVTLAAMTQPALAPEAKHSLLQYVTGKYLLPSNCRVHFEWEEPQLVGETMTFTVKFYQRNGQPYPICDKDNLIVEVTEGSRRVATLIELGGTDPLAANTAVVKFTVRHAGQYKIAVLIGSCHVHGSPFLKNFLPGPPDPNKTVFVRQSSTVVCTAGIAHSMTIEPRDEYNNLCIFGPGDKPTKGYDVNIIQQIGNHAEKGSVIDYSIHLDYDSPNQRVRLKVSFPKGGCYHATVSLAGLQLHNGDFDIIVLESSVARLVHSNVASKDPDICYVAKLLGMQGERFSKPKKVFCYISPKQLTIKEYLLKFIPKRLVTFRLCPSTKFHFDCLNNQHEGYHSFSIDDGCQPPVELISLYRDIIAATFTLFLLKNIGGSETFADKQDFFYHEVRKHHQKYYHEKLSMKVQRDKLLESSMKATKGFSVSDWCRNFEITFQGEQGVDWGGVRREWFELICAALFDPGNGLFASFGESQQALVHPNSKRPAHLKLKHYEFAGRIVGKCLYESALGGSYRQLVRARFTRSFLAQIIGLRVHYKVKYFEQDDPDLYLSKVKYILENDVEEMELYFVEEEYDKDGQLLKVAELIPGGSKVRVTNDTKLRYLDALAQHRLASSIRNEVDHFLRGLNELIPDNLLGIFDENELELLLCGTGEYNVADLRAHHIANGSSPEFLRVLDWFWTAVSNFTREEMARLLQFTTGCSQLPPGGFQQLSPRFQITAAPTFANLPTAHTCFNQLCLPDYECYDHFERALLLAISEGTEGFGMI is encoded by the exons GTATCTCGACCCTCGCCAGCTGTGGTGAAGTCGACGCGCTACCCGAGCTTCCGGCACAGGATGAAGAACGTTTACAACGTGCAGCACGTTTGTTGCAACAACGGCTTGTGTTACGTCAATGGCTGGCGGATCATGGCTTACATAGCTATTATCAAAA GCTAATGCAAATGGACGTAATGTCTCTCGAAGACGTATATTGGGTGGAGGACACTGCGGCACAAGCCACGCTTGGCAAGGACCTACAACGATGGATTCAGGCCAGGCAGGCATTACCTACTTCGAAGAGAGATTTAGAAACTTTAAAGGCGGATCTATGGAGTGCTGTTGTAAAAAACAGTCAACACCAAGACGCTTGGACATGGg GTGGAATGTTAGTAGTATCCGTGTCAGTAGCTGGTTTAGTTACTCTGGCTGCTATGACGCAGCCTGCATTAGCACCAGAAGCTAAACATTCCCTTTTGCAATACGTTactggaaaatatttattgccgAGCAACTGTCGTGTCCATTTTGAATGGGAAGAGCCACAACTTGTAGGAGAAACAATGACTTTTACTGTAAAG TTCTATCAACGAAACGGTCAACCATATCCGATCTGCGACAAGGATAATCTCATTGTGGAAGTGACAGAAGGCTCACGGAGAGTAGCTACTCTAATAGAATTAGGAGGTACCGATCCTTTAGCTGCAAATACAGCAGTAGTGAAGTTCACCGTCCGCCATGCTGGACAATACAAAATAGCTGTACTTATTGGATCATGTCACGTTCACGGCAGTccatttcttaaaaattttctgCCTG gACCTCCAGATCCAAATAAAACCGTCTTCGTACGTCAAAGTTCTACGGTCGTTTGTACAGCTGGTATTGCACATTCAATGACAATAGAACCACGAGACGAATATAATAACTTATGCATATTTGGCCCTGGCGATAAACCCACCAAAGGGTACGATGTCAATATTATTCAG CAGATAGGTAATCATGCGGAAAAAGGATCGGTTATAGATTACTCGATTCATCTCGACTACGATTCTCCAAATCAGAGAGTTCGATTGAAAGTTAGCTTTCCAAAAGGTGGTTGTTATCATGCGACTGTTAGCCTCGCAGGATTACAATTACACAATGGAGACTTTGACATTATCGTTTTGGAAA gtTCGGTTGCAAGATTGGTTCATAGTAATGTTGCTTCTAAAGATCCAGACATATGCTACGTTGCTAAATTATTAGGTATGCAAGGTGAAAGATTCTCTAAGCCAAAAAAAGtcttttgttatatatcaCCAAAGCAATTAACTATCaaggaatatttattaaagttcATTCCTAAAAGACTTGTTACCTTTAGACTATGTCCTTCGACCAAG TTTCATTTTGACTGTCTGAACAATCAACACGAGGGATATCATTCGTTTTCGATAGACGACGGATGTCAACCACCtgtcgaattaatttctttatatcgcGATATAATAGCCGCTACCTTTACattgtttcttcttaaaaatatcGGCGGTAGCGAGACTTTCGCTGATAAAcaagatttcttttatcacGAAGTTCGGAAACATCACCAGAAATATTATCACGAGAAACTATCGATGAAAGTGCAACGCGACAAACTTTTAGAATCg TCGATGAAAGCTACTAAAGGATTTTCAGTGAGCGATTGGTGcagaaattttgaaataacgtTTCAAGGCGAACAAg GAGTTGACTGGGGTGGAGTACGCCGTGAATGGTTCGAATTGATTTGCGCGGCATTATTTGATCCAGGAAATGGTTTGTTTGCGTCGTTTGGTGAATCCCAACAAGCTTTGGTACACCCTAACAGCAAACGACCGGCTCATCTTAAATTAAAGCATTACGAATTCGCTGGTCGCATAGTTGGCAAATGTTTGTACGAATCGGCACTCGGAGGATCGTATCGACAATTGGTACGAGCAAGATTTACAAGATCTTTCCTTGCACAAATTATAGGTCTTAGAGTGCATTATAAGGTAAAG TATTTCGAACAAGATGATCCTGATTTGTATTTGagtaaagtaaaatacatTCTTGAAAATGATGTGGAAGAAATGGAATTGTATTTTGTCGAAGAGGAATACGATAAGGACGGTCAATTATTAAAG gTAGCAGAATTAATTCCTGGAGGTAGTAAAGTACGCGTTACCAATGATACGAAACTTCGATATCTAGACGCATTAGCGCAACACAGACTTGCTAGTTCAATTCGCAACGAAGTCGATCACTTTCTACGTGGTCTCAACGAACTCATTCCAGATAATCTGTTAGGCatattcgatgaaaatgaattaGAA TTACTGTTATGCGGGACCGGTGAATATAACGTAGCAGATTTACGAGCACATCACATAGCTAATGGAAGTTCTCCAGAATTTTTACGTGTCCTCGATTGGTTTTGGACGGCAGTAAGTAATTTTACGCGAGAAGAAATGGCGCGATTACTTCAGTTTACTACCGGTTGTTCTCAATTACCACCTGGCGGATTTCAACAACTGAGCCCACGCTTTCAAATAACAGCAGCTCCTACATTCGCGAATTTACCTACGGCTCATACGTG tttcaATCAACTCTGCTTACCCGATTACGAGTGTTATGATCATTTCGAAAGAGCGTTGTTATTAGCGATCAGTGAAGGTACCGAAGGTTTTGGTATGatctaa
- the LOC122628858 gene encoding apoptosis-resistant E3 ubiquitin protein ligase 1 isoform X5 yields the protein MPDKNPTCRDGQRENKDFFVDEISSIGMSLRPSGSASSGISTLASCGEVDALPELPAQDEERLQRAARLLQQRLVLRQWLADHGLHSYYQKLMQMDVMSLEDVYWVEDTAAQATLGKDLQRWIQARQALPTSKRDLETLKADLWSAVVKNSQHQDAWTWGGMLVVSVSVAGLVTLAAMTQPALAPEAKHSLLQYVTGKYLLPSNCRVHFEWEEPQLVGETMTFTVKFYQRNGQPYPICDKDNLIVEVTEGSRRVATLIELGGTDPLAANTAVVKFTVRHAGQYKIAVLIGSCHVHGSPFLKNFLPGPPDPNKTVFVRQSSTVVCTAGIAHSMTIEPRDEYNNLCIFGPGDKPTKGYDVNIIQQIGNHAEKGSVIDYSIHLDYDSPNQRVRLKVSFPKGGCYHATVSLAGLQLHNGDFDIIVLESSVARLVHSNVASKDPDICYVAKLLGMQGERFSKPKKVFCYISPKQLTIKEYLLKFIPKRLVTFRLCPSTKFHFDCLNNQHEGYHSFSIDDGCQPPVELISLYRDIIAATFTLFLLKNIGGSETFADKQDFFYHEVRKHHQKYYHEKLSMKVQRDKLLESSMKATKGFSVSDWCRNFEITFQGEQGVDWGGVRREWFELICAALFDPGNGLFASFGESQQALVHPNSKRPAHLKLKHYEFAGRIVGKCLYESALGGSYRQLVRARFTRSFLAQIIGLRVHYKVKYFEQDDPDLYLSKVKYILENDVEEMELYFVEEEYDKDGQLLKVAELIPGGSKVRVTNDTKLRYLDALAQHRLASSIRNEVDHFLRGLNELIPDNLLGIFDENELELLLCGTGEYNVADLRAHHIANGSSPEFLRVLDWFWTAVSNFTREEMARLLQFTTGCSQLPPGGFQQLSPRFQITAAPTFANLPTAHTCFNQLCLPDYECYDHFERALLLAISEGTEGFGMI from the exons ATGCCGGACAAAAATCCAACCTGTCGAGATGGACAACGCGAAAACAAAGACTTCTTCGTCGACGAGATATCGTCGATCGGCATGTCACTGCGGCCCAGCGGCAGCGCCTCTTCCG GTATCTCGACCCTCGCCAGCTGTGGTGAAGTCGACGCGCTACCCGAGCTTCCGGCACAGGATGAAGAACGTTTACAACGTGCAGCACGTTTGTTGCAACAACGGCTTGTGTTACGTCAATGGCTGGCGGATCATGGCTTACATAGCTATTATCAAAA GCTAATGCAAATGGACGTAATGTCTCTCGAAGACGTATATTGGGTGGAGGACACTGCGGCACAAGCCACGCTTGGCAAGGACCTACAACGATGGATTCAGGCCAGGCAGGCATTACCTACTTCGAAGAGAGATTTAGAAACTTTAAAGGCGGATCTATGGAGTGCTGTTGTAAAAAACAGTCAACACCAAGACGCTTGGACATGGg GTGGAATGTTAGTAGTATCCGTGTCAGTAGCTGGTTTAGTTACTCTGGCTGCTATGACGCAGCCTGCATTAGCACCAGAAGCTAAACATTCCCTTTTGCAATACGTTactggaaaatatttattgccgAGCAACTGTCGTGTCCATTTTGAATGGGAAGAGCCACAACTTGTAGGAGAAACAATGACTTTTACTGTAAAG TTCTATCAACGAAACGGTCAACCATATCCGATCTGCGACAAGGATAATCTCATTGTGGAAGTGACAGAAGGCTCACGGAGAGTAGCTACTCTAATAGAATTAGGAGGTACCGATCCTTTAGCTGCAAATACAGCAGTAGTGAAGTTCACCGTCCGCCATGCTGGACAATACAAAATAGCTGTACTTATTGGATCATGTCACGTTCACGGCAGTccatttcttaaaaattttctgCCTG gACCTCCAGATCCAAATAAAACCGTCTTCGTACGTCAAAGTTCTACGGTCGTTTGTACAGCTGGTATTGCACATTCAATGACAATAGAACCACGAGACGAATATAATAACTTATGCATATTTGGCCCTGGCGATAAACCCACCAAAGGGTACGATGTCAATATTATTCAG CAGATAGGTAATCATGCGGAAAAAGGATCGGTTATAGATTACTCGATTCATCTCGACTACGATTCTCCAAATCAGAGAGTTCGATTGAAAGTTAGCTTTCCAAAAGGTGGTTGTTATCATGCGACTGTTAGCCTCGCAGGATTACAATTACACAATGGAGACTTTGACATTATCGTTTTGGAAA gtTCGGTTGCAAGATTGGTTCATAGTAATGTTGCTTCTAAAGATCCAGACATATGCTACGTTGCTAAATTATTAGGTATGCAAGGTGAAAGATTCTCTAAGCCAAAAAAAGtcttttgttatatatcaCCAAAGCAATTAACTATCaaggaatatttattaaagttcATTCCTAAAAGACTTGTTACCTTTAGACTATGTCCTTCGACCAAG TTTCATTTTGACTGTCTGAACAATCAACACGAGGGATATCATTCGTTTTCGATAGACGACGGATGTCAACCACCtgtcgaattaatttctttatatcgcGATATAATAGCCGCTACCTTTACattgtttcttcttaaaaatatcGGCGGTAGCGAGACTTTCGCTGATAAAcaagatttcttttatcacGAAGTTCGGAAACATCACCAGAAATATTATCACGAGAAACTATCGATGAAAGTGCAACGCGACAAACTTTTAGAATCg TCGATGAAAGCTACTAAAGGATTTTCAGTGAGCGATTGGTGcagaaattttgaaataacgtTTCAAGGCGAACAAg GAGTTGACTGGGGTGGAGTACGCCGTGAATGGTTCGAATTGATTTGCGCGGCATTATTTGATCCAGGAAATGGTTTGTTTGCGTCGTTTGGTGAATCCCAACAAGCTTTGGTACACCCTAACAGCAAACGACCGGCTCATCTTAAATTAAAGCATTACGAATTCGCTGGTCGCATAGTTGGCAAATGTTTGTACGAATCGGCACTCGGAGGATCGTATCGACAATTGGTACGAGCAAGATTTACAAGATCTTTCCTTGCACAAATTATAGGTCTTAGAGTGCATTATAAGGTAAAG TATTTCGAACAAGATGATCCTGATTTGTATTTGagtaaagtaaaatacatTCTTGAAAATGATGTGGAAGAAATGGAATTGTATTTTGTCGAAGAGGAATACGATAAGGACGGTCAATTATTAAAG gTAGCAGAATTAATTCCTGGAGGTAGTAAAGTACGCGTTACCAATGATACGAAACTTCGATATCTAGACGCATTAGCGCAACACAGACTTGCTAGTTCAATTCGCAACGAAGTCGATCACTTTCTACGTGGTCTCAACGAACTCATTCCAGATAATCTGTTAGGCatattcgatgaaaatgaattaGAA TTACTGTTATGCGGGACCGGTGAATATAACGTAGCAGATTTACGAGCACATCACATAGCTAATGGAAGTTCTCCAGAATTTTTACGTGTCCTCGATTGGTTTTGGACGGCAGTAAGTAATTTTACGCGAGAAGAAATGGCGCGATTACTTCAGTTTACTACCGGTTGTTCTCAATTACCACCTGGCGGATTTCAACAACTGAGCCCACGCTTTCAAATAACAGCAGCTCCTACATTCGCGAATTTACCTACGGCTCATACGTG tttcaATCAACTCTGCTTACCCGATTACGAGTGTTATGATCATTTCGAAAGAGCGTTGTTATTAGCGATCAGTGAAGGTACCGAAGGTTTTGGTATGatctaa